In a single window of the Fibrobacterota bacterium genome:
- a CDS encoding CPBP family intramembrane metalloprotease, with amino-acid sequence MEVTPDFGLLPRDRSFAQSLPAFLLPYLAYVALASLPHRFLPPAAAEALRFAVVGSLMLAYRRAYRLGPPLTVRPALAALGTALCALALWAILYRLTLALPLPLFRSQLDSAAATDPGPLYAAFRGLNSVLLVPFFEELFCRAFLGELLAGMPSRPGGFLARLALRMDEHPGPLSRPPAQGRAAWGCALVFTLGHGLAAWPAAFAYFALTTVLYRQTRSFRACVAVHGLANLGIAILVSLAPGMRFLWY; translated from the coding sequence ATGGAGGTTACCCCCGACTTCGGCCTTTTGCCCCGTGACCGCTCTTTCGCCCAATCCCTGCCCGCTTTCCTGCTTCCCTATCTGGCCTACGTGGCCCTGGCTTCGCTGCCCCACCGTTTCCTGCCGCCCGCCGCCGCCGAAGCCCTGCGTTTCGCCGTGGTCGGAAGCCTCATGTTGGCCTACCGCCGGGCTTATCGCCTGGGCCCGCCGCTCACCGTACGCCCGGCCTTGGCGGCTTTGGGGACGGCCCTCTGCGCCTTGGCCCTTTGGGCGATTCTTTACCGCCTTACCCTCGCCTTGCCTTTGCCCCTGTTCCGTTCCCAATTGGATTCGGCCGCCGCGACCGATCCGGGCCCTCTTTACGCCGCCTTCAGGGGCCTGAACTCGGTCCTCTTGGTGCCGTTCTTCGAAGAGCTTTTCTGCCGCGCTTTCTTAGGCGAACTCTTGGCGGGGATGCCTTCCCGGCCCGGTGGATTCCTGGCCCGCCTGGCTCTGCGTATGGACGAGCACCCCGGGCCCTTGTCCCGGCCCCCGGCGCAAGGCCGGGCCGCATGGGGCTGCGCGCTGGTGTTCACGCTGGGGCACGGGCTGGCGGCTTGGCCGGCCGCTTTCGCGTACTTCGCCCTCACCACCGTTTTATATCGCCAAACAAGATCCTTCCGGGCCTGCGTGGCGGTGCACGGATTGGCCAACCTCGGGATCGCGATCCTGGTGTCGCTAGCGCCCGGGATGCGATTCCTTTGGTATTAA
- a CDS encoding sigma-54-dependent Fis family transcriptional regulator: MHDTLAMTRLILVEDDAGLRDQLKWALREHFEILEADSLATAKELAAEGGSPIVCLDLGLEGRADRGLEVIDAILSADRAAKVIVIIGEEDDALAREAIRRGAFDFLAKPVDIGKLEAALDRAIRMRSLESVPDEQPSWTPVTAEKPMLGESEPMRNLFATLHRLAQTDVNVLLTGESGTGKELCARAIHEGGQRARHPFVPIHCGAIPETLLESELFGYVKGSFSGADEDKAGLIETAHRGTLFFDEIGDMPPALQVKLLRFLQDKRLQRIGESKSRVLDVRVIAATNRPILTGNDGALRSDLYYRLSEFEVRVPPLRERGRDVLILAEAILEQNRARFGRPRLRLSSRAEKALLAHGWPGNVRELQNRLNRASIVAEGNVIEDADLELDGSGDATQSYREARRQFEKNLLLNALQRANGNVSLAARTVGVTRPTFYDMMRKTGIWVRTEAKVNGGEAEG; this comes from the coding sequence ATGCATGATACCTTGGCCATGACTAGACTCATCCTCGTGGAAGACGATGCCGGCTTGCGCGATCAGCTCAAGTGGGCGCTACGCGAGCATTTCGAGATACTGGAAGCCGATTCCCTCGCGACGGCCAAAGAACTGGCCGCCGAGGGGGGATCGCCCATCGTTTGCCTCGACTTGGGATTGGAGGGCCGCGCGGATCGCGGCCTGGAGGTGATTGACGCGATCTTGTCGGCCGACCGGGCCGCCAAGGTCATCGTGATCATAGGGGAGGAGGACGATGCCCTGGCCCGCGAGGCCATCCGGAGGGGAGCCTTCGATTTCCTCGCCAAGCCTGTGGACATCGGCAAGCTGGAAGCGGCGCTGGACCGGGCCATCCGCATGCGTTCCCTGGAAAGCGTGCCCGACGAGCAGCCTTCCTGGACGCCGGTGACGGCCGAAAAACCGATGTTGGGCGAAAGCGAGCCCATGCGGAATTTGTTCGCGACCCTGCATCGCCTGGCCCAGACCGACGTGAACGTCCTGCTTACCGGCGAAAGCGGCACGGGCAAAGAGCTCTGCGCTCGCGCCATCCACGAGGGCGGCCAACGCGCCCGCCACCCCTTCGTTCCCATCCATTGCGGGGCCATCCCGGAAACGCTGCTGGAATCGGAGCTTTTCGGGTACGTGAAGGGATCGTTTTCCGGCGCGGACGAGGACAAGGCCGGTCTCATCGAAACCGCGCACCGCGGCACCTTGTTCTTCGACGAGATCGGCGACATGCCGCCCGCCTTGCAGGTGAAACTGCTGCGTTTCCTACAGGACAAGCGCCTGCAACGCATCGGCGAAAGCAAATCGCGGGTATTGGACGTGCGCGTCATCGCCGCCACCAACCGGCCCATTTTGACCGGCAATGACGGGGCCCTGCGCAGCGATCTCTATTACCGGCTGAGCGAGTTCGAGGTGCGCGTGCCGCCCCTGCGGGAGCGCGGGCGCGACGTGCTCATCCTGGCCGAAGCGATCCTGGAGCAGAACCGGGCCCGTTTCGGGCGGCCGCGCCTGCGGCTGTCCTCGCGCGCGGAGAAAGCCTTACTGGCCCATGGGTGGCCCGGTAACGTGCGCGAACTCCAGAATCGGCTCAACCGCGCCTCCATCGTGGCCGAAGGGAACGTGATCGAGGACGCCGATCTGGAATTGGACGGTTCCGGCGACGCCACCCAAAGCTATCGGGAGGCCCGCCGCCAATTCGAGAAGAACCTGTTGCTCAACGCCCTGCAGCGCGCCAACGGCAACGTGTCCCTGGCGGCGCGTACCGTAGGCGTTACCCGTCCTACCTTCTACGACATGATGCGCAAGACCGGTATCTGGGTGCGCACCGAGGCGAAGGTGAACGGAGGCGAGGCCGAAGGCTAG
- a CDS encoding sugar transferase, with the protein MKRLIDFLAGSAGMLIMALVHPILALLIKLESKGPVLYSQERVGMNRRSRGPAGIPPGGIERRQSNIGGKPFKIWKYRTMRLDAEAAGPQLAKKGLDPRVTRVGKWLRALHIDEIPQFLNVIRGEMSLIGPRPERPHFTRQYTANLPHYSDRTRHIRPGLTGLSQVLLGYDDSLESVVRKTHFDMSYRASFCSLASWIKMEAWIVWYTITYLLQKPQFEGETRELAVLKRAKQLPFQGRAQSPVPARTRVAITFGREARPVVLAGSNPAELAARFDALEFEGRPAPEVIVHAKPHFDLEDVGFLVGLAHKVKHYGGRLELRNAPPAARKILREMRMDSVLNVQHAYQGVRNFLTVDVECWFHAYNMRAVAPKCAWHTLPSGIERNMERLLDLLRAHEVKATFFVLGWVADRHPEVVRMIDREGHEIGTHGYHHDLITEMTPAEFEDDLLRSLEAISRNASQRIRGHRASNFSVVSSTLWALEILARHGMQYDSSIFPITRKRYGIGDWPNRHPHTLKLAGGRSLVELPMSTMQVAGRRMAVAGGGYLRLYPSQVTERFIAQQNLRGLPAMVYLHPWELDAEQTRRNLGMMESFQHYVNLDTTEWKLNRLLQRFAFGPVSETLKLPRLQAMLRRNPVTVPEQSPDSGHRISAPFAHRPEVLAEAMTTAQAAPLSKVTWPLQIGPTVDWTPVRRMEEAQASGNGSQNPNRETPRGIENPKGFSSETPGEARLLEDLETVPQEV; encoded by the coding sequence ATGAAACGTCTGATTGATTTCCTGGCCGGATCGGCTGGCATGTTGATCATGGCCCTGGTCCATCCCATCCTAGCCCTGCTCATCAAACTGGAGTCGAAGGGACCTGTACTATATAGCCAGGAACGCGTGGGCATGAACCGCCGCTCGCGGGGCCCGGCGGGAATTCCCCCCGGCGGGATCGAGCGCCGGCAGTCCAACATCGGCGGGAAACCGTTCAAGATCTGGAAGTACCGGACCATGCGCCTCGACGCGGAAGCGGCGGGACCGCAATTGGCGAAAAAGGGGCTCGATCCGCGCGTGACCCGGGTCGGCAAATGGCTGCGCGCGCTCCACATCGACGAAATCCCGCAGTTCCTGAACGTGATCCGCGGGGAGATGAGCCTGATAGGCCCCCGCCCGGAACGCCCGCACTTCACGCGGCAATACACCGCCAACCTGCCCCATTACTCCGATCGCACCCGGCACATCCGCCCCGGGCTTACCGGCCTGTCGCAAGTCCTGCTCGGTTACGATGATTCCCTCGAAAGCGTGGTGCGCAAGACCCATTTCGACATGTCCTATCGCGCTTCCTTTTGCAGCCTCGCCTCTTGGATCAAGATGGAGGCCTGGATCGTGTGGTACACAATTACCTATCTGTTGCAGAAGCCCCAATTCGAAGGCGAGACCCGCGAGCTGGCCGTGCTCAAACGCGCCAAGCAATTGCCCTTCCAGGGCCGCGCGCAATCCCCGGTCCCGGCCCGGACCCGCGTCGCCATCACCTTCGGCAGGGAAGCCCGGCCGGTGGTTTTGGCCGGCTCCAACCCCGCCGAACTCGCCGCCCGCTTCGATGCCCTGGAGTTCGAAGGTCGCCCCGCGCCCGAGGTCATCGTGCATGCCAAGCCGCACTTCGATCTCGAGGACGTGGGATTCCTGGTGGGATTGGCCCATAAGGTGAAGCATTATGGCGGCCGGCTTGAGCTGCGCAACGCCCCGCCGGCGGCCCGCAAGATCTTGCGGGAGATGCGCATGGATTCCGTGCTCAACGTGCAGCATGCGTATCAAGGCGTCCGCAACTTCCTCACGGTGGACGTCGAGTGCTGGTTCCATGCCTATAATATGCGGGCGGTCGCGCCCAAGTGCGCCTGGCATACCCTCCCCTCCGGCATCGAACGGAACATGGAGAGGCTGCTCGACCTGCTGCGCGCCCACGAGGTCAAGGCCACCTTCTTCGTGCTGGGCTGGGTGGCCGATCGGCATCCGGAGGTGGTGCGCATGATCGATCGCGAGGGGCATGAGATAGGCACCCACGGTTACCATCATGATCTGATCACGGAGATGACCCCTGCCGAATTCGAGGACGATTTGCTCCGCTCCCTGGAAGCGATCTCGCGGAACGCCTCGCAACGCATCCGAGGCCATCGCGCCTCCAACTTCAGCGTGGTTTCCTCCACCCTGTGGGCGCTGGAAATCCTGGCCCGCCACGGCATGCAATACGATTCCAGCATCTTCCCCATCACCCGCAAGCGCTACGGGATAGGCGATTGGCCCAATCGCCATCCGCATACCCTGAAGCTGGCCGGCGGCCGTTCGCTGGTCGAATTGCCCATGTCCACCATGCAAGTGGCGGGCCGGCGCATGGCCGTCGCCGGCGGCGGGTACCTGCGCCTCTATCCTTCCCAGGTGACCGAACGCTTCATCGCCCAACAGAACCTGCGCGGCCTGCCCGCCATGGTTTATCTGCATCCCTGGGAGCTCGACGCGGAACAGACCCGGCGCAATCTGGGGATGATGGAGAGCTTCCAGCATTACGTCAATCTCGACACCACGGAATGGAAGCTGAACCGGCTGCTGCAGCGCTTCGCCTTCGGCCCGGTGTCGGAGACGCTCAAGTTGCCGCGTTTGCAGGCCATGCTGCGCCGTAACCCGGTCACCGTCCCCGAGCAATCGCCCGATTCCGGCCACCGGATCTCGGCGCCTTTCGCCCATCGCCCCGAGGTCCTCGCCGAAGCGATGACGACGGCCCAGGCGGCCCCGTTGTCCAAGGTCACCTGGCCACTCCAGATCGGCCCGACGGTCGATTGGACCCCCGTCCGCCGTATGGAAGAGGCGCAAGCCAGCGGGAACGGGAGCCAGAATCCCAACCGCGAAACCCCGAGAGGGATCGAAAACCCGAAAGGATTTTCGAGCGAAACCCCGGGGGAAGCGCGTCTGTTAGAGGACCTGGAGACGGTGCCGCAAGAGGTATAG
- a CDS encoding type 1 glutamine amidotransferase produces MPAPRPLSVQVFQHVPFEGLGSMEPWFAGRGHRLAHVRLFAGEIPAGPDADWIIVMGGHMGVHDEAEFPWLKAEKAALRAGLDRGAAVLGICLGAQLMAHVLGAEVKPNASKEIGWFPVGLSEAAKTTWLGRVFPERFTPFHWHGDTFGIPAGAVPLGSSSACANQGFLWGERALGLQFHPEVTAASQAALMRECGSELSIAGTERGRYVQDADALRAGLAGAPDLNRMMEKVCLRLESSAACT; encoded by the coding sequence ATGCCCGCCCCCCGCCCGTTAAGCGTTCAGGTTTTCCAGCACGTCCCTTTCGAAGGCCTCGGAAGCATGGAGCCGTGGTTCGCCGGGCGCGGCCATAGGCTTGCCCACGTGCGCCTCTTCGCGGGAGAGATCCCCGCCGGCCCGGATGCCGATTGGATCATCGTGATGGGCGGCCACATGGGCGTCCACGACGAGGCCGAGTTCCCCTGGCTGAAGGCGGAGAAAGCCGCCCTACGCGCGGGACTGGATCGCGGCGCCGCGGTGCTGGGCATCTGCCTGGGGGCGCAGCTCATGGCCCACGTGCTCGGCGCCGAAGTGAAGCCCAATGCGTCCAAGGAAATCGGCTGGTTCCCGGTCGGCCTGTCCGAGGCGGCCAAGACGACTTGGTTGGGCCGCGTTTTCCCGGAGCGGTTCACGCCCTTCCATTGGCATGGGGATACCTTCGGCATTCCCGCCGGCGCCGTGCCTCTCGGGTCCTCTTCCGCCTGCGCCAACCAGGGTTTTCTCTGGGGCGAGCGCGCCTTGGGGCTGCAATTCCATCCCGAAGTGACGGCGGCTTCGCAGGCGGCCCTGATGCGGGAGTGCGGAAGCGAGCTATCCATCGCGGGGACGGAACGCGGGCGTTACGTGCAGGACGCGGATGCGTTGCGGGCGGGGCTGGCGGGGGCGCCGGACCTCAACCGGATGATGGAGAAGGTTTGCCTGCGCCTGGAATCGTCGGCGGCCTGCACTTGA
- a CDS encoding penicillin-binding protein activator LpoB: MSRMLKSVLAAALLTTGCATKVTRVSHDSTIDLTGKWNDTDSRLTAEEMVKDCLNGSWYNKFAANKTTPTVVVGEIRNKSHEHISTETFINDMQRALINSGKVDFVANKTERGQIRDEKSDQASNASVQTRQSAGEESGAQLMMIGELNSIVDQEGGKAVVFYQVNLELVEIESHKKLWIGDKKIKKFVERSETKF, translated from the coding sequence ATGTCCCGCATGCTCAAATCCGTCTTGGCCGCGGCCCTGCTCACGACGGGTTGCGCCACCAAGGTCACCCGCGTTTCCCACGATTCCACCATCGATCTCACCGGCAAGTGGAACGATACCGATTCCCGCCTCACGGCCGAAGAGATGGTGAAGGACTGCCTGAACGGATCCTGGTACAACAAGTTCGCAGCCAACAAGACCACCCCGACCGTGGTGGTGGGCGAGATCCGCAACAAGAGCCACGAGCATATCAGCACCGAGACTTTCATCAACGACATGCAGCGCGCCTTGATCAACTCGGGCAAGGTGGACTTCGTGGCCAACAAGACCGAACGCGGGCAGATCCGCGACGAGAAGTCCGACCAGGCCTCCAACGCCTCGGTGCAGACCCGGCAATCGGCGGGCGAGGAAAGCGGGGCCCAGCTCATGATGATCGGCGAACTCAATTCCATCGTGGACCAGGAAGGCGGAAAGGCCGTGGTCTTCTACCAGGTGAACCTGGAGCTGGTGGAAATCGAAAGCCATAAGAAGCTTTGGATCGGCGACAAGAAGATCAAGAAGTTCGTCGAGCGCAGCGAGACCAAGTTCTGA